One part of the Thermodesulfovibrio sp. 3462-1 genome encodes these proteins:
- the cysQ gene encoding 3'(2'),5'-bisphosphate nucleotidase CysQ, with product MREGLVNIHRFLDHAIKLSLEAGREILKIYNSDIVSSSTKSDSSPLTSADLTAHRLLSEGLSSTDLPVLSEEGRDLSFDIRRQWYYLWLIDPLDGTKEFLNKNGEFTVNIALIKENSPVIRSNIRTCKNILYYALKNQGAWKVKGEIKKRLPEYRRGESEPLVITGSRSHHTEESNKFIERLKSLYEQIEFVQAGSALKFCLVAEGVADIYPRFGPTMEWDSAAGQLIVEEAGGKVLDARNSTPLVYNKKILKNPHFVALNNHRLKEVSWIASIAGSQKTM from the coding sequence GTGAGAGAAGGTTTAGTAAATATACACAGATTTTTAGACCATGCAATAAAGCTTTCTCTTGAAGCTGGCAGAGAGATATTAAAGATCTATAACAGCGATATCGTCTCTTCTTCCACCAAGTCTGACAGCTCACCCCTTACAAGTGCAGACCTTACCGCCCACAGATTACTTTCTGAAGGTTTATCATCTACTGACCTGCCTGTCCTCAGTGAGGAAGGAAGGGATCTTTCCTTTGATATTCGTAGACAGTGGTATTATTTATGGCTGATAGACCCTCTTGATGGCACAAAGGAATTTTTGAATAAAAACGGAGAGTTCACAGTAAATATAGCCCTTATCAAAGAAAACTCTCCTGTTATTAGGAGTAATATACGCACCTGCAAAAACATCCTCTATTATGCCTTAAAAAATCAGGGAGCTTGGAAGGTGAAAGGAGAGATAAAAAAGAGACTTCCTGAGTATAGAAGGGGCGAGAGCGAACCTTTAGTTATTACAGGAAGCAGGTCTCATCATACTGAGGAATCCAATAAATTTATAGAAAGATTGAAATCCCTTTATGAACAGATTGAATTTGTGCAGGCAGGAAGTGCTCTGAAATTTTGCCTTGTCGCTGAGGGAGTTGCGGATATATATCCAAGATTCGGTCCAACCATGGAATGGGATAGTGCAGCAGGACAGCTCATCGTGGAAGAAGCAGGTGGTAAGGTTCTTGATGCCAGAAACAGCACACCCCTGGTGTATAATAAAAAGATTTTAAAAAATCCGCACTTTGTTGCATTAAATAATCATCGGCTTAAAGAGGTTTCATGGATAGCGTCTATAGCAGGGTCGCAGAAAACAATGTAG
- a CDS encoding IS3 family transposase gives MRGKYLLRDNELVEKIKTGHPFWGYRRVTAWLRHREGLKVNHKRVQGIMKKHGLLTPRQFIRQRGVLRGANPGLKDRGSIGE, from the coding sequence ATGAGAGGGAAGTATCTCTTAAGGGATAACGAGCTTGTTGAAAAGATAAAGACAGGGCATCCCTTTTGGGGATACAGGAGAGTGACTGCCTGGCTAAGGCATAGAGAAGGCTTAAAGGTGAATCACAAGAGGGTTCAGGGGATCATGAAGAAACATGGGCTGCTTACACCGAGACAGTTCATAAGGCAAAGAGGAGTTCTCAGAGGAGCAAACCCAGGGCTGAAAGACCGAGGCAGTATTGGGGAATAG
- a CDS encoding DDE-type integrase/transposase/recombinase — translation MTEFMVSSIGWVYLVIVLDWYTKKIVGWNLTLRSRAGEWEEALEMAVEKEFPDGVRGQRLKLISDNGSQPTATSFMRDMATLGIEQIFTSYDNPKGNADTREDDEDNKRGGNLA, via the coding sequence ATGACGGAATTCATGGTATCTTCTATTGGATGGGTATATCTGGTAATAGTGCTTGACTGGTATACGAAGAAGATAGTGGGCTGGAATCTCACATTAAGGAGCAGGGCAGGAGAATGGGAGGAGGCACTGGAGATGGCAGTAGAGAAGGAATTTCCAGATGGTGTAAGAGGGCAAAGGCTAAAACTTATAAGTGACAATGGTTCGCAGCCGACAGCTACCTCATTTATGAGGGATATGGCAACACTCGGTATTGAGCAGATATTCACCAGTTATGATAATCCAAAGGGCAATGCAGATACCAGAGAGGATGATGAGGACAATAAAAGAGGAGGTAATCTGGCTTAA
- a CDS encoding oligosaccharide flippase family protein: MIVKNTFYSTINAFLRFSSTALLYIILARALGVEEFGRFAFALSFSGTFLTFIDYGFNLLVVKEVSQNPEKISDLVKSIINAKILLSLFFTLILFLTLKILNYPKETVIIVAILWLSVIFYSFGFFFNLEAA; the protein is encoded by the coding sequence ATGATAGTGAAAAATACATTTTATAGCACTATAAATGCGTTTTTAAGGTTTTCATCCACAGCTCTACTTTACATAATCCTTGCTCGTGCTTTGGGAGTTGAGGAGTTTGGGCGGTTTGCTTTTGCTTTATCTTTTAGCGGCACATTTCTAACATTTATTGATTATGGGTTCAATCTTTTAGTTGTTAAAGAAGTATCCCAGAATCCAGAAAAGATATCAGATTTAGTAAAGTCAATTATAAATGCAAAGATACTGTTATCTTTATTCTTTACATTAATTTTATTTTTAACCCTTAAAATATTAAATTATCCGAAGGAAACTGTAATTATAGTTGCCATATTGTGGTTATCAGTCATCTTTTATTCTTTTGGTTTTTTCTTTAATTTGGAGGCAGCATGA
- a CDS encoding flippase: protein MIAMMGAISRLLNLSSRDSHLSEILKGGGISFLMSIITIAFGYLFTLIVSRAYGAEAMGILSLCVTFIGVATLIGQLGFETSLVRFVAQYNSNGQRSLIKEVYAKVLKIVIPLSILVSVLIFINADIISQKVFNKPHLETYFRIAALAIVPMVLLNINKQALRGLKRIGEFGLLDGVINYFFALMFLILFSLLLERKTIYPVVAYIVGIIFATVLSSALWFRQIEIRSPSVAINEIKYRKLLSVSISMFFIASMHMIMQWIDTIMLGIFRTEAEVGIYNVALRLANLTAISLFAINSIVAPKFAELYAIKDMEGLKQTIQHSTRLIFWFSAPVLLAFILLPGFFLGFFGDEFKRGAMALIILSIGQFVNSISGSVGYFMNMTGRERACQNILTIATLINILLNYLLIPVFGMIGASIATMISIVFWNLASVVYIKYDTGILTLYIPKLLL from the coding sequence ATGATAGCTATGATGGGTGCAATAAGCAGGTTATTAAACCTATCCTCAAGAGATAGCCACCTTTCAGAGATACTGAAGGGAGGAGGTATCTCCTTTTTGATGAGCATCATTACTATTGCCTTTGGATATCTCTTCACTCTTATTGTAAGCCGTGCTTATGGAGCAGAGGCGATGGGCATTCTGTCCCTATGCGTCACCTTTATTGGTGTGGCTACACTCATTGGTCAGCTCGGTTTTGAAACATCACTTGTGAGATTTGTGGCTCAGTATAATTCAAATGGTCAGCGTTCACTCATAAAGGAAGTCTACGCAAAGGTGCTAAAAATAGTAATACCGTTGTCAATCTTAGTGTCTGTGCTCATATTTATAAATGCAGACATTATTTCTCAAAAGGTCTTTAATAAACCGCACCTTGAAACATACTTCCGGATAGCCGCCTTGGCAATAGTTCCGATGGTGCTCCTGAACATCAATAAACAGGCCCTGAGGGGACTGAAGAGGATTGGAGAATTCGGTCTTCTCGATGGGGTGATAAATTACTTCTTTGCTCTTATGTTTCTAATTTTATTTAGTCTTTTGCTTGAAAGAAAAACTATATACCCTGTAGTAGCTTATATTGTAGGTATTATTTTTGCAACAGTTCTAAGCAGCGCACTATGGTTTAGACAGATAGAGATACGAAGCCCTTCTGTGGCAATAAACGAGATCAAATACCGTAAGCTCTTAAGCGTCTCTATTTCCATGTTTTTCATCGCGTCAATGCATATGATAATGCAATGGATAGATACCATTATGCTCGGCATCTTCAGGACAGAGGCAGAGGTTGGGATATATAATGTTGCACTGAGGTTAGCCAATCTTACCGCAATAAGCCTTTTTGCCATTAACTCTATTGTAGCACCAAAGTTTGCAGAACTCTATGCGATCAAAGATATGGAAGGTCTTAAACAAACAATTCAGCATTCCACAAGGCTTATATTCTGGTTTTCAGCTCCTGTGCTTTTAGCCTTTATTCTATTGCCGGGCTTTTTCCTCGGATTCTTTGGTGATGAATTCAAAAGAGGAGCTATGGCACTTATAATATTATCCATAGGTCAGTTTGTAAACTCTATATCAGGCTCGGTGGGATATTTTATGAATATGACAGGAAGGGAGAGGGCATGCCAGAACATCCTAACTATTGCCACATTGATTAATATTTTGTTAAACTATTTATTAATACCAGTATTTGGAATGATAGGGGCTTCGATTGCTAC
- a CDS encoding type II toxin-antitoxin system HicB family antitoxin — protein sequence MAEVKRLSKKKFFDYIEWDPVTKLYVGIIPYVPGARSQGKTLEELNQNLKEVLELCLEEMEDIEESYISHYQQG from the coding sequence ATGGCGGAGGTGAAAAGATTGTCAAAGAAAAAGTTCTTTGACTATATAGAATGGGATCCAGTAACTAAACTATATGTTGGTATTATTCCATATGTTCCTGGAGCCCGCTCTCAAGGGAAAACCTTAGAAGAACTAAACCAGAATCTTAAAGAAGTTTTGGAATTATGTTTAGAAGAAATGGAAGATATTGAAGAAAGTTATATATCACATTACCAACAGGGGTAA
- a CDS encoding integrase core domain-containing protein produces the protein MRTIKEEVIWLNEFGSFEEARERIGRWIEVDYNKLYVHSGLGYISPE, from the coding sequence ATGAGGACAATAAAAGAGGAGGTAATCTGGCTTAATGAGTTTGGGAGTTTTGAGGAGGCAAGGGAAAGGATAGGAAGATGGATAGAGGTTGATTATAACAAACTATACGTGCACAGTGGGCTGGGCTATATAAGTCCAGAATAA
- the cysC gene encoding adenylyl-sulfate kinase: MDSVYSRVAENNVVWHNGFVNRVDRNEAYGHKSGLIWFTGLSSSGKSTIAHAFEKRLFEEGIKCYVLDGDNIRHGLNADLGFSENDKRENLRRTVEVARLMVDAGLIVLAAFVSPFRRDRQYIRERFKNDNFLEVYVRCSVDECARRVPKGYYEKTRAGIIKGYTGVDSPYEEPENPDLILDTEKMDKESSISLLYETLMNRGWIG, encoded by the coding sequence ATGGATAGCGTCTATAGCAGGGTCGCAGAAAACAATGTAGTATGGCACAATGGCTTCGTGAACCGAGTAGATAGAAACGAAGCCTATGGCCATAAAAGCGGTCTCATCTGGTTTACAGGATTATCCTCCTCAGGAAAGTCAACGATTGCCCATGCCTTTGAAAAGAGACTCTTTGAAGAAGGTATAAAGTGTTATGTCCTTGACGGAGACAATATCAGACACGGCCTTAATGCTGATCTCGGGTTCTCTGAGAACGACAAGAGAGAAAACCTAAGGCGCACAGTAGAGGTAGCGCGACTTATGGTTGATGCCGGGCTTATAGTCCTTGCTGCCTTTGTATCACCCTTCAGAAGAGACAGGCAATATATCAGGGAGCGTTTTAAGAATGATAATTTCCTTGAGGTTTATGTGAGATGTTCTGTTGATGAGTGTGCAAGGCGTGTTCCAAAGGGCTATTATGAAAAGACAAGGGCTGGTATCATAAAAGGTTACACAGGGGTTGATTCTCCCTATGAAGAGCCAGAAAACCCTGATCTGATACTGGATACAGAGAAGATGGACAAAGAAAGTTCCATATCGCTTTTATATGAAACCCTGATGAACAGAGGCTGGATTGGATGA